From a single Desulfurella sp. genomic region:
- the lspA gene encoding signal peptidase II: MFKKYRYFLGVSLTLLFFAIDWVSKYYLAKFTINHTITVIPNFFNLVYVQNTGIAFGFLAHLSGIYRFIFLIAISAIVVIIAFYFMFKESTSKTLFIGLTMLAGGALGNLYDRIVHGYVLDFFDFYIKTYHYPAFNFADSFITIGILLILYDKISKKN, from the coding sequence ATGTTTAAAAAGTACAGATACTTCCTAGGAGTGTCATTGACGCTCCTTTTTTTTGCTATAGATTGGGTTAGTAAATACTATCTGGCAAAATTTACTATAAATCATACTATTACAGTTATACCTAATTTTTTTAATCTGGTTTATGTGCAAAATACTGGCATAGCGTTTGGATTTTTAGCTCACTTAAGCGGGATATATAGATTTATTTTTTTGATAGCAATAAGTGCTATCGTTGTAATTATTGCATTTTATTTTATGTTTAAAGAAAGCACATCCAAAACGTTATTCATTGGTTTAACTATGCTTGCTGGCGGAGCTTTAGGTAACTTATACGATAGAATTGTGCATGGATATGTTTTGGACTTTTTTGATTTTTACATAAAAACCTACCACTATCCGGCTTTTAATTTTGCAGATTCATTTATTACAATAGGAATCTTGCTTATCTTATACGATAAGATAAGCAAGAAAAATTAG
- a CDS encoding DNA-directed RNA polymerase subunit alpha, with translation MSNDIFEYLQLPQEIKVERINERHERFILEPINEGFATTIGNALRRVLLSSIQGIGIVGIKIEGVEHEFSGVNGVKEDVISIILNLKDVIFKSLSENFKECVLKINKKGPGVLKASDIELTSDLKIINPNHYIAQLNDNADFQAEIYLKKGVGYKQSNQENANREIGYIPVDALFTPIRRVSFSADKSMERGFYDYERLVLDVETDGSITPKEALGQASYILNSHFKLFMGSFKEPEPDLGYGDTNEEIDENLLKTVDDLELNVRASNCLRNHDIKYIWQLVQKTDLDLLNTRNFGKQSLKEIKAALKQMGLSLGMTFDEKYIKRIEEAIKRSEE, from the coding sequence ATGAGTAATGATATTTTTGAATATTTACAGTTGCCCCAAGAGATAAAAGTTGAACGCATAAATGAAAGGCATGAAAGATTTATATTAGAGCCTATTAATGAAGGTTTTGCTACTACTATTGGCAATGCCCTAAGAAGGGTATTGTTATCATCCATTCAGGGTATTGGTATAGTGGGTATTAAAATAGAAGGCGTGGAACATGAATTTAGCGGAGTAAATGGTGTTAAAGAAGACGTTATTAGTATTATTTTAAATTTAAAAGATGTAATTTTTAAAAGTTTATCTGAAAACTTTAAAGAATGTGTTTTGAAAATAAATAAAAAAGGTCCTGGTGTACTAAAAGCCAGTGATATAGAATTGACTTCTGATCTTAAAATCATAAATCCAAACCATTATATAGCTCAGCTTAACGATAATGCTGATTTCCAAGCTGAAATTTATCTTAAAAAAGGTGTGGGCTATAAACAATCAAATCAGGAAAATGCAAATAGAGAAATTGGCTATATTCCTGTAGATGCTTTGTTTACTCCGATAAGGCGAGTGTCTTTTAGTGCAGACAAGAGTATGGAAAGAGGTTTTTACGATTATGAAAGACTTGTATTGGATGTTGAAACAGATGGCAGTATTACACCAAAAGAAGCTTTAGGACAAGCTAGCTATATACTTAATTCTCATTTTAAGTTATTTATGGGTAGTTTTAAAGAGCCGGAACCAGATTTAGGGTATGGTGATACTAACGAGGAAATTGATGAAAATCTACTAAAAACTGTTGATGATCTTGAATTAAATGTAAGGGCTTCTAACTGTTTGAGAAATCATGACATAAAGTATATATGGCAACTGGTACAAAAGACAGACCTAGATTTACTTAACACAAGAAATTTCGGTAAGCAGTCATTGAAAGAGATCAAAGCAGCTTTAAAACAAATGGGTTTAAGTTTAGGTATGACATTCGATGAAAAATATATAAAACGAATAGAAGAAGCCATAAAAAGGAGTGAGGAATGA
- the rplQ gene encoding 50S ribosomal protein L17: MRHRKAYRTLSIDSDRRKALLRNLAIALIEHGQIKTTDAKAKELQRFISKLVSIGKKNTLSSRRLLLSRLPHKPSVKKLLNDIAPKYIDKNGGYVGIYKIGYRQGDAAKISLIKFQ; this comes from the coding sequence ATGAGGCATAGAAAGGCTTATAGAACACTAAGTATAGATAGCGATAGACGAAAAGCGCTTCTTAGAAATTTAGCAATTGCATTAATTGAACATGGTCAGATAAAAACTACTGATGCTAAAGCAAAAGAATTGCAAAGATTCATAAGTAAGCTTGTAAGTATTGGCAAAAAAAATACGCTTTCTTCTAGAAGGCTTTTATTATCAAGATTGCCTCATAAACCATCAGTTAAAAAATTACTTAATGACATTGCACCTAAGTACATAGACAAAAACGGTGGTTATGTTGGAATATATAAAATAGGCTACAGACAAGGCGATGCAGCTAAAATTTCTCTTATAAAATTTCAATAG
- a CDS encoding phosphoribosylaminoimidazolesuccinocarboxamide synthase, whose protein sequence is MSEVVLETNLGGVNLLKRGKVRDVYEIDEKLLIVATDRISAFDVILPNGIPGKGEVLTQISLFWFDKTKDIIQNHIITADINEYPPQLKQYIKLLQKRSMLVKKTEPILIECIVRGYISGSGWIEYKQTGKICGIELPKNLKESQKLPEPIFTPSTKAESGHDQNITFEQMSNMIGNDIASQIKDISLKIYDKASQYALEKGIIIADTKMEFGFYNGKLMLIDELLTPDSSRFWLVETYKEGQPQDSFDKQIVRDYLLTLDWNKTYPGPVLPDSIVEKTAKRYKEILEMLTL, encoded by the coding sequence ATGAGTGAAGTTGTTTTGGAAACTAATTTAGGTGGGGTAAATCTTTTAAAAAGAGGCAAAGTTAGGGACGTTTACGAAATTGATGAAAAATTACTTATTGTTGCAACAGATAGAATATCGGCATTCGATGTAATTTTGCCAAATGGAATACCTGGCAAAGGGGAGGTTTTGACGCAGATTTCTTTGTTTTGGTTTGACAAAACAAAAGACATCATACAAAACCACATAATAACTGCTGATATAAATGAGTATCCACCCCAATTAAAACAATACATTAAGTTACTCCAGAAACGCAGCATGCTTGTAAAAAAAACAGAGCCAATTCTAATAGAATGTATTGTTAGAGGTTATATTTCGGGTTCAGGCTGGATAGAATATAAACAAACAGGTAAAATATGTGGAATAGAATTACCAAAAAATTTAAAAGAATCTCAAAAGTTACCCGAACCTATCTTTACACCTAGCACGAAAGCAGAAAGCGGCCATGATCAAAATATAACTTTCGAGCAAATGTCCAATATGATTGGAAATGATATCGCATCTCAAATAAAAGATATTAGCTTAAAAATATACGATAAAGCAAGTCAGTATGCATTAGAAAAAGGCATCATAATAGCCGATACAAAAATGGAGTTTGGTTTTTATAATGGTAAGCTTATGCTAATTGATGAGTTGCTAACACCCGACTCATCCAGATTTTGGCTTGTGGAAACTTACAAAGAAGGTCAACCTCAAGATAGTTTTGACAAGCAAATTGTAAGAGATTACCTTTTAACACTTGATTGGAATAAAACATATCCAGGACCAGTCCTGCCTGACAGTATAGTTGAAAAAACTGCCAAAAGATACAAAGAAATATTAGAAATGCTAACACTATAA
- the rpsK gene encoding 30S ribosomal protein S11, with amino-acid sequence MAEAKRKKVKKVSSSGVAHIQSTFNNTIVTITDKDGNVVCWSSSGSVGFKGTRKGTPFAAQMAAEQAAKVALQRGMKEVDVRVKGPGSGRETAIRALQAAGLKIKSLRDVTPIPHNGCKPPKKRRV; translated from the coding sequence ATGGCTGAAGCAAAAAGAAAAAAAGTAAAAAAAGTAAGCTCAAGTGGCGTGGCTCATATTCAGTCTACATTTAACAATACAATTGTTACAATTACAGATAAAGATGGCAATGTTGTATGCTGGTCATCATCAGGAAGTGTAGGCTTTAAAGGAACTAGAAAAGGTACTCCGTTTGCAGCCCAGATGGCAGCTGAGCAAGCTGCTAAAGTAGCATTGCAAAGAGGCATGAAAGAAGTTGATGTTCGTGTTAAAGGTCCTGGTTCAGGTAGGGAAACTGCTATTAGGGCACTACAGGCAGCTGGCTTGAAAATTAAATCTCTAAGGGACGTAACGCCTATACCACATAATGGTTGTAAACCACCAAAGAAAAGAAGAGTTTGA
- the rpsD gene encoding 30S ribosomal protein S4 produces MAVYHGPSCRKCRALGLKLFLKGERCVTQKCAFEKAPYPPGKDKTSRRKLKSYTEHLLEKQKAKTYYGVLERQFRRYFKNAKQMPGQTGENLVKILECRLDNVIYKSGFASSRKQARQLISHGNILLNGRKVTIPSLIVSKNDIISVKEKLKSSQELKDKIDYAYKSGIVPWLSLDPNNMSIKVLDIPSIEDIRVPFKADTIVELYSR; encoded by the coding sequence ATGGCAGTTTATCATGGTCCATCGTGCAGAAAGTGCAGAGCATTAGGTTTGAAATTATTTTTGAAAGGTGAAAGATGCGTTACTCAAAAATGTGCATTTGAAAAAGCTCCTTACCCACCGGGAAAAGACAAAACTTCAAGAAGAAAATTAAAAAGCTATACAGAACATTTACTTGAAAAACAGAAAGCTAAAACATATTATGGTGTGCTTGAGAGACAATTTAGAAGATATTTTAAAAATGCAAAACAGATGCCAGGACAAACTGGTGAAAATTTAGTTAAAATACTTGAATGCAGACTGGATAATGTTATTTATAAATCAGGTTTTGCATCTTCAAGAAAGCAAGCAAGACAGTTAATTAGTCATGGCAATATATTACTTAATGGTAGAAAAGTAACGATTCCTTCTCTAATTGTTTCTAAAAATGACATAATTAGCGTTAAAGAGAAATTAAAAAGCTCTCAAGAGTTAAAAGACAAGATTGATTATGCATACAAATCTGGTATTGTACCATGGCTGAGTTTGGATCCGAACAATATGTCAATTAAGGTGCTGGATATACCATCGATTGAGGATATAAGGGTACCATTTAAAGCTGATACGATAGTTGAGCTTTATTCAAGATAA